A single window of Achromobacter xylosoxidans DNA harbors:
- a CDS encoding glycosyltransferase translates to MRDYSHEFFEREIRKTVGMDSRKLKIGFCGNLANNLYLRARALRREGLDIDIFLHPDDKFVMGQPAWEEFDGILEGPATVEELDAAGVCLGKVPGVYARLPDEADTSLPLPFLRDYDKSHFLPYVEGPYRATLRALHGKDVLWGAQSTYLSYLANRPYVVSQTGGDIWLEAARDDMLGHLQRLAYANARVFVVSNPWSYAHARRYGFRNLIYLPMTLDQTQYRPGHGDSRQGWEARSGGNFFVLTTSRLDEKNKGSSLAIEGFAEFAKHCPGARLVAPSWGNDRELAEDALAKLGIADRMVWLPLSGKEKVRDYLRSADVFIDQFVLGYFGAAGLEAMATGLPVIGRTEVAQYEALCETGAPPILQAINAEEVAQALLGLQSNPAMRKQAGEISRKWFLENHGSDLWFPQYQALLNATAANHRVSWRRSPLNAPLGGEELEYHRAGLATAPPFPNYQW, encoded by the coding sequence ATGCGTGACTACAGCCACGAGTTTTTCGAACGCGAGATTCGGAAAACGGTTGGTATGGATTCGCGCAAGCTGAAGATCGGCTTCTGTGGCAATTTGGCGAACAATCTGTACCTTCGGGCACGTGCGCTTCGTCGAGAGGGACTCGATATCGATATTTTCCTCCATCCAGATGACAAATTTGTGATGGGGCAGCCAGCTTGGGAGGAGTTTGACGGCATCCTCGAAGGCCCGGCCACTGTCGAAGAGCTGGATGCTGCTGGCGTGTGCTTGGGAAAGGTACCCGGGGTGTATGCACGGTTGCCGGACGAAGCGGATACATCGCTTCCACTTCCTTTCCTGCGCGATTACGACAAAAGCCATTTCCTGCCTTACGTGGAGGGGCCATATCGGGCCACGCTGCGGGCGTTGCACGGCAAAGATGTGCTGTGGGGAGCGCAGTCGACTTATTTGTCATACTTGGCGAACCGGCCTTATGTCGTGTCCCAGACCGGGGGCGATATCTGGTTGGAAGCGGCGCGTGATGACATGCTGGGCCATCTGCAACGGTTGGCGTATGCCAATGCACGGGTGTTCGTGGTTTCCAATCCCTGGAGCTACGCGCATGCCCGCCGATACGGCTTCAGGAATCTTATCTACCTGCCCATGACGCTGGACCAGACGCAGTATCGTCCTGGCCATGGAGATTCCCGTCAGGGTTGGGAGGCGCGCAGTGGCGGCAACTTCTTCGTACTCACCACCTCGCGGCTGGACGAAAAGAATAAAGGCTCGTCCCTCGCGATTGAAGGTTTTGCCGAATTTGCGAAACACTGTCCGGGAGCCCGGCTCGTTGCTCCCAGCTGGGGCAATGACCGTGAGCTCGCGGAAGACGCCCTTGCCAAGTTGGGTATCGCTGATCGCATGGTCTGGTTGCCGCTGTCCGGCAAGGAGAAAGTACGGGATTACTTGCGCAGTGCCGATGTGTTCATAGACCAGTTTGTCCTGGGTTACTTCGGGGCGGCCGGGCTGGAGGCCATGGCGACGGGGCTTCCAGTAATCGGACGCACGGAAGTGGCCCAATATGAGGCGCTATGCGAAACGGGTGCGCCGCCGATCCTGCAGGCGATTAACGCCGAGGAGGTCGCGCAAGCGTTGCTCGGGCTGCAGTCCAATCCGGCCATGCGCAAGCAGGCCGGCGAAATTTCGCGAAAGTGGTTCTTGGAAAACCACGGGTCCGATCTGTGGTTTCCACAATACCAAGCGTTGCTCAACGCCACCGCCGCCAATCATCGGGTGAGCTGGCGGCGCTCTCCCTTGAATGCCCCTCTTGGCGGGGAGGAGCTCGAGTACCATCGCGCCGGACTCGCTACCGCACCGCCATTTCCCAACTATCAGTGGTAG
- the cysD gene encoding sulfate adenylyltransferase subunit CysD, whose translation MPHLDQLEAESIHIIREAFAESEHPAMLYSVGKDSTVMLHLARKAFYPAPPPFPLLHVDTRWKFREMYQFRDHMARESGIELLVHTNPEAIAKDINPFDHGSALHTDITKTEGLKQALDKFQFDMVFGGARRDEEKSRAKERIFSFRTQTHQWDPKNQRPELWNLYNARKRKGESIRVFPLSNWTELDIWQYIYRENIPVVPLYFAKERPVVVRNGMLLMVDDARMKLLPGEVVEKRKVRFRTLGCYPLTGAIESDAESLSEIILELIGARSSERQGRAIDADASASMEKKKQEGYF comes from the coding sequence ATGCCGCATCTTGACCAACTCGAAGCCGAGAGCATTCATATCATCCGCGAAGCGTTTGCCGAGTCGGAGCACCCTGCGATGTTGTATTCAGTGGGCAAGGACAGCACGGTCATGCTGCACCTTGCCCGCAAGGCGTTCTATCCCGCGCCGCCACCCTTTCCGCTGCTGCACGTCGATACCCGCTGGAAGTTCCGGGAGATGTACCAGTTCCGCGACCACATGGCGCGCGAGAGTGGCATTGAGCTGCTCGTCCATACCAACCCTGAAGCCATCGCGAAGGACATCAATCCTTTTGACCACGGGTCGGCGCTGCATACGGACATCACCAAGACCGAAGGCCTGAAGCAGGCGTTGGACAAATTCCAGTTCGATATGGTGTTTGGAGGCGCCCGCCGAGACGAAGAGAAGTCGCGCGCAAAAGAACGAATTTTCTCGTTCCGCACGCAGACGCATCAGTGGGATCCGAAGAACCAGCGGCCCGAACTCTGGAATCTCTACAATGCGCGCAAACGCAAGGGTGAGAGCATCCGCGTATTTCCTCTATCGAACTGGACCGAACTGGATATCTGGCAGTACATCTACCGCGAGAACATCCCGGTGGTGCCGCTGTACTTTGCCAAGGAACGTCCGGTGGTCGTGCGCAATGGCATGCTGCTGATGGTTGATGATGCCCGCATGAAGCTGTTGCCCGGCGAAGTCGTGGAGAAGCGCAAAGTACGTTTTCGCACCCTCGGCTGCTATCCGTTGACGGGTGCGATCGAATCCGATGCAGAATCGCTGTCCGAGATCATCCTTGAGTTGATCGGCGCGCGCAGTTCGGAACGGCAGGGGCGGGCCATTGATGCCGACGCCTCGGCCAGCATGGAAAAGAAAAAGCAGGAAGGATATTTCTGA
- a CDS encoding class I SAM-dependent methyltransferase, which produces MGGRWTQGFKSRIGQAIRRRLYRVRDRIMGPDPAVAAAVQSEVHTLEERLAERLTYLQNEISEARQYLRFLLGESERYHQWMSQTRASFNTQWDILPEGAHLVTDEAFVTNASQLIETYTQLPAAWFKGKSILDAGCGNGRWAYAFSRLGANVMAVDQSEHGLQNVRRLCEEFPGFRHQAVNLLEPLPFDDQFDLVWSYGVLHHTGDTKRAFDNIVPAVKSDGSMFLMLYGEPFRPGEYGEINTYVQHRRATVAMTFSEKVDYLKGIYPAELVHGYFDAISPAINDLYRYDEILDWLNLCGFSRVTRTLDNRNLHIMAHRKQV; this is translated from the coding sequence ATGGGTGGTCGCTGGACGCAGGGATTCAAATCAAGGATCGGACAAGCGATACGCCGCCGGCTGTATCGCGTCAGGGACCGCATCATGGGTCCGGACCCGGCAGTGGCGGCGGCAGTGCAAAGCGAGGTCCATACTCTGGAAGAGCGCCTCGCGGAACGACTCACCTATCTCCAGAACGAGATAAGCGAAGCGAGACAGTATCTTCGATTCCTATTGGGTGAATCCGAGCGGTATCACCAATGGATGAGCCAGACCCGGGCCAGTTTCAATACGCAATGGGATATCCTGCCTGAGGGAGCCCATCTGGTCACCGATGAAGCTTTTGTGACCAATGCCAGCCAGTTGATCGAAACCTACACGCAGCTGCCGGCTGCATGGTTCAAGGGTAAATCGATCCTGGATGCGGGTTGCGGCAATGGCCGATGGGCTTATGCATTTTCCAGACTGGGGGCCAACGTCATGGCCGTAGACCAGTCGGAACATGGGCTGCAGAACGTGCGGCGCCTGTGCGAAGAATTCCCAGGTTTTCGCCATCAGGCGGTGAATCTGCTGGAACCCCTTCCGTTCGATGACCAGTTCGATCTGGTGTGGTCATACGGCGTTTTGCACCACACCGGAGACACCAAGCGGGCCTTCGACAATATCGTTCCCGCCGTGAAGTCCGACGGCTCGATGTTCCTTATGCTCTACGGCGAGCCATTTCGGCCCGGAGAATACGGCGAGATCAACACGTACGTGCAACATCGTCGCGCTACGGTTGCGATGACCTTTTCCGAAAAGGTGGATTACCTGAAAGGTATCTACCCAGCGGAGTTGGTACACGGATACTTCGACGCGATCAGTCCCGCCATCAACGATTTATATCGGTATGACGAAATCCTCGACTGGTTGAACCTGTGCGGTTTTTCCCGTGTAACCCGTACGTTGGACAATCGCAATCTGCATATCATGGCGCATCGGAAACAGGTCTGA
- a CDS encoding FAD/NAD(P)-binding protein, with amino-acid sequence MMECLVGVPDLDRIQAHQIVCHHFPPILSQYAKFFSILPKQPLDLYISRRISKKFANCDHHIFASQSGTPFTMKQITIVGAGFSGSLTAVHLLRGAPIPLHIRLIEQAANQVAKGLAYNTTQTCHLLNVPAGSMSAFPDEPDHFLNWARANCRAETPWVPEISPTAFLPRAWYGLYLAQVLRDAITAAQGRHAIEILTDEVTSVTPSGEGYDVRTRLGAWWHTELCVLALGNFAQMRPADPPVCHRNPWAPDVLETLLKTRQCLLVGSGLTTLDLVVALRTNRYAGKIHIVSRRGLTPQRHRAYGQTAVLDHDALKGGNLRALVREVRQRIATQMDKGGDWRSVIDAMRPHSARLWLSLSLSDRRTFMRHVRPYWDNHRHRTAAPIDDIFRAAMTDGSILLHRARVTGYEVSATGGVTATLRGCGLPPRQLEVDRIVYCTGPEPDLQKLDVPLLRQLFAEGRVQTNPVGFGLATNASGALIDATGQASPALFTIGPPTKGRLWETTAVPELRMQAMALAATLLKQLERLPAPH; translated from the coding sequence ATGATGGAATGCCTGGTCGGTGTCCCAGACCTGGATCGCATCCAGGCCCATCAAATTGTCTGTCACCATTTTCCGCCAATCCTGTCGCAATATGCGAAATTTTTCTCTATCTTACCAAAACAACCGCTTGATCTTTATATTTCGCGTAGAATATCCAAGAAATTTGCAAATTGCGACCATCACATCTTCGCCTCGCAAAGCGGCACCCCCTTTACCATGAAGCAAATCACGATTGTAGGGGCCGGCTTCAGCGGCTCATTGACGGCGGTGCACCTGCTACGCGGTGCCCCCATACCGCTGCACATTCGCCTGATCGAGCAAGCGGCAAACCAAGTTGCAAAGGGCCTAGCCTACAACACCACGCAGACCTGCCATTTGCTCAACGTACCTGCCGGCTCTATGAGCGCGTTTCCAGACGAGCCTGACCATTTTCTCAACTGGGCCCGGGCCAACTGCCGCGCCGAAACTCCCTGGGTGCCAGAGATCTCTCCAACGGCTTTTCTGCCCAGGGCCTGGTATGGCCTCTACCTGGCCCAGGTCTTGCGCGATGCCATCACCGCCGCCCAGGGCCGACATGCCATTGAAATTCTGACGGACGAAGTCACCTCCGTCACGCCGTCAGGTGAAGGCTACGATGTTCGGACGCGCCTCGGCGCGTGGTGGCACACCGAGCTCTGTGTGCTCGCCCTGGGCAATTTTGCCCAGATGCGCCCTGCCGACCCTCCCGTGTGCCACCGCAACCCATGGGCGCCCGACGTACTCGAAACCCTGCTGAAGACCCGACAATGCCTGTTGGTTGGCTCCGGCCTGACTACATTGGATTTGGTTGTCGCGCTGCGCACGAATCGCTACGCCGGAAAAATTCACATTGTTTCACGGCGCGGCCTGACTCCGCAGCGCCATCGCGCTTACGGACAGACCGCCGTGCTGGACCATGACGCATTGAAAGGCGGTAATCTGCGCGCGCTCGTGCGCGAAGTTCGTCAGCGTATCGCCACCCAAATGGATAAGGGTGGCGACTGGCGCAGCGTCATCGACGCGATGCGGCCACACAGTGCCCGCCTTTGGCTGTCCCTCTCCCTGTCCGATCGAAGGACATTCATGCGGCATGTCCGGCCCTACTGGGATAACCATCGGCATCGAACCGCCGCGCCGATCGATGACATCTTTCGCGCTGCGATGACGGACGGATCGATCCTCCTGCACCGCGCACGCGTGACGGGATACGAGGTCAGCGCTACGGGCGGAGTCACTGCCACGCTCCGGGGCTGTGGCCTGCCGCCCCGGCAGCTGGAGGTCGATCGGATTGTCTATTGCACAGGCCCCGAACCCGATCTCCAGAAGCTTGATGTCCCCCTGCTCCGACAGTTGTTCGCGGAAGGCCGGGTACAAACCAATCCCGTCGGCTTTGGCCTTGCCACGAACGCCTCGGGCGCCCTGATCGATGCCACCGGGCAAGCTTCACCCGCATTGTTCACAATCGGCCCCCCCACGAAAGGGCGGCTGTGGGAGACCACCGCGGTGCCCGAGCTCCGCATGCAGGCGATGGCGTTGGCCGCCACCTTGCTGAAGCAACTGGAACGCCTCCCCGCCCCTCACTAG